Below is a window of Candidatus Binatia bacterium DNA.
TCCAGCTCCCGCTGGAGGAGCGGCACCAGGCGCAGCGTGACGTCCGCGTCCTCGCAGCAGTATTCGGCGACGCGGTCGACCGACACCGAGGCCATCGTGACCTGCTCGCGCCCGCGGCCCAGCAGCGCTTCGGTCGGGATCTTGGCGATGTTCAGTCGCGCCTTGGCCAGATGATCGAGCGACTTCGGCTGGTCGGGATCGACCAGGAACGCCGCGACCATCGTGTCGAAGGCGACGTCGCGGACCGGAACGCCGAAGCGGTCGAGCACGTGCCAGTCGTACTTCGCGTTCTGCGCCGCGCGCAGCGCGTCGGGCCTCGCGAAGAAGGGAGCGATCGCCTCGCGCGCCCGGTCGGGGTCCAGATTCCGCCCCGAAGCGTGCCCCAGGGGAAGGTAGAAGGCCCGCCCCTCGGCGGTCGCGAGGGCAATCCCGACGGGGTGGGAGCGGAGCGGGTCGAACCCCGTCGTCTCGGTGTCGAACGCGACGGGACCCCGGGCCTCCGCCAGCTCCCGCGCGAGCGCGTCGAGGTCGGCTCCGCTCTCGAGCACGTGATAGCGGCCGAGCGGCGCGCGTCCCGAGGGAGCGTCGCGCAGCGGCGACTCCCCTTCGCCGAGAACGTCGAAGATGGTCCCGACCGGCTGCCCCACGGCCGCGGCGGGGACCGCGCTCTTCGCGGCCTTCCCCCGCTTGGCGGCGGCGCGCCCCGGACGCGTTTCGGGTGGCGTCCCCGGCGGCGGAGCCGGAGGCGTCGGCGCTTCCGCGTTCTCGGCGGGCGCCCCGGCGCCCTCGGCCGGCGGGCCCGGGGGCTCCGCGGGCGGCGGCGCGGGGCGCGCCGCCTTCGCGATCTCTTCGGGCGGAGGCGCCTCGCTCTCCGGCGCCGGAGCGAGCGGCGCCCCGCCGCGCGAGGCGTACTCCTCGCGATAGCGGCGGGCCAGCACGCGCAGCTCCAGATCCTCGAGCAGCGCGAGCAGCGGCACGTATTCCACCGGCGCGCGCACCAGCTCGTACCAGTGGCGCTCCAGGGGCAGGTCGGAGCGGATCGTCGCCAGCTTGTAGGAGAGCCGCGCGCGATCCTCGTTCTGCCGCAGCTTCTCCCGGATCGAGGGGCGCTCCACCTGGTCGAGCGAGGCGTAGAGCGCGTCCAGGCTGCCGAACTTCTGGATGAGCTGCGCGGCGGTCTTCTCCCCGACGCCGGGAACGCCGGGGACGTTGTCCGACGCGTCGCCCATGAGCGCGAGCAGGTCCACGATCTGCCCGGGATCGACGCCGTAGCGCTCCCGCACGCCGGCGCGGTCCACCGTCACCGCTTCGCCGCCCCCGCGCCCGCGCGGTGCCAAGAGCACGATGCGATCGTTCACGAGCTGGAAGAAATCCTTGTCGGAGGTCAGGATGAGCGTCGTGGCGCGGTCGCGCGCCGCCTCGCAGGCGAGGCTCCCGATCAGGTCGTCGGCCTCCACCCCCTCCTGCTCCACGATCGGCACCCCCAGGAAGCGGATCGCGTCGCGGACGCGCGGGATCTGGCAGGCCAGGTCGTCCGGCATCTTCGGGCGATGCGCCTTGTACTCGGCGTAGACCCGGTGGCGGAACGTGGGCGCGACCGTGTCGAAGACCACGGCCATCCGGTCCGGCTTCTGCTTGTCCAGGAGCGGAAGCAGCGCCTGCAGCATGCCGAAGGTGACGGTCGTCACCTCGCCGCGCGAATTCTTGAGCGGGTTCCGGAGGAACGCGAAGTGGCTCCGGTAGAGGAGCGCCGAGCCGTCGACGAGGAGAAGGCTACGTCCGGCGCGTTCGCCGGCTTCGGTAGAGTCCATGTCGGTCCATGTAGGTCAGCACCGCGTCCGGCACCCAGTATCGCACGCTCGCCCCCCGCGCGACGCGCCGCCGGATCGCGGACGAGGAGAGCTCGATGCCGGGCATCGGCACGAAGACCACGTGACGCCGGAGCGCCCCGCGGAGCGGGGCGCGCGGCGTCCCCTCCCGGCGCGCCACGGCGAGACGGGCGAGCTCGAGGATGCGGCCCGGCTCGCGCCAGGTGCCGAACTCGCGCAGGCTGTCCTCCCCCATCAGGAAGAAGTAGTCGGCGGGCTCGGCGGCGGCGAGCGCCTCCAGCGTGCGCACCGTGAACGTGACGCCGGCGCCCCCCGCCTCCAGGGTCGAGACCTCGAGGCGCGGATTCGAGCGCGCGGCCAGCCGGAGCATCGCGACCCGGTCCTCGGCGGGGGCCAGCGCCCGGCGGCGCTTGTGCGCGGGGCGGCCGGCGGGCATGAGCAGGAGGCGGTCGAGGCGAAGATGCTCCAGGGCGGCTTCGGCCAGGATCAGGTGTCCGAGGTGGACGGGATCGAAGGAGCCGCCGAGGATGCCGACGCGACGCCGTCCGGCGCGTCTCACGGGGTGGCGGAGGAGCCCAGCTCCCGGAGCTGGTCGGCCGCGCGCGACTTGACCTCGCCGGTGGCCGACGGCGGAACCCTCCGCAGAGCCGCGATCGCCTCGTCCTTCCGGCCCAGCTTCACCAGCACGTCCGCGAGGAGCACCGCCGCGTCGCCCGCCCAGCGCGACTCGGGATAGTCGTCGATCAGCTCGCGGAGGTTGATGGCGGCGGCCTGCGGCTGCTTCAGCTTGGCGTAGAGCCGGCCGTTCCGGAACCGCTTCTCCGCCAGGCGGTCGCGCAGCGCCTGCGTGCGCTGCCGCGCTTCGGCCGCGTGCGCGTGGTCGGGATAGACGTCGAGGAACTGCTTGTAGCGGTCGATCGCCCGCTGCGTCTCGGTCTGGTCGAGCGGCGCGGGCCGCGAGTCCAGGTCGTCGCACCGGGCCAGGTAGAACAGGGCGTCGGGCTGGAAGGGAGACTGCGGGAAGTCGCGCGTCAGCCGGTCGAACTGCGTCGAAGCGAGCGCGTAGTCCTTGGATTTGAAGTAGGCGAGCCCCAGGTAGTAGAGCGCGTCGTCGGTGCGGTCGGTGCCGGGATACTGCTCGACGTAGGCCTTGAGGTCGAGCTGCGCCTGGACCCAGTCCCCGCGGTCGTAGGCGGACTTCCCCGAGTCGAAGCTGGCCGTGCCGCCGCTTCGCTCCTGGAGCGCCGCGGCGCCGCAGCCGAATACGGACAGGAGAAGCGCCAAGAACGGCGCCGCGCGCCGGAGCCGAAAGCGTGCGCGCCGGATCATGAAGGGAGCGGGTCCGCGCCCTCTTCGCGCTCCAGCATCTCGAGGTAGGCCCGCGAGCGGACGTCCCCGTCGCGCTCGGTGAGACAGCGCTCCCACTCCTCGCGGGCGCGATGCCGCTTGCCCGAGCGGTAGTAGACCAGTCCCAGGGTCGTGCGCGCGTCGACGTAGCGCGGATTCTGGGCGAGCGCGGAGCGGAGCTCGGCCTCGGCATCGGCGTAGAGCCCCATGCCGCAGTACACCGTGCCCAGCTTGTTCTTCACGTCCAGGAACTGCGGCGCCAGCTTGAGCGCTTTCCGGTACTCCTGCGTCGCGTCGACGGGCATTCCGAGATCGCGGTAGGTGTCGCCCAGCAGCACGTGCGAATCGGCGAGGAAGGTGCGCACGTCCGGCGAGAGGTTCTCGTGATCGGGATCGCGCGGACGCTCCACCGCGAACTCCTCGAGCGCCTCTTCATAGCGCCCCAGCTCGTTGTAGACGATCGCCAGATTCAGCCGCGCCTCCAGGTATTGGGGATTCAGCTCGAGCGCGCGGCGGAACGCCGCGACCGAGCGCTCCCGCTCGCCGCTCATGCCCAGCGCCAGCCCGAGCTGATTGTGCAGATCCGGGAAATCGGGCACCAGCGCGAGCGCCTCCTCGATCTCGCGGATCGCATCGGCGTACTGGCCGCGGTCGAAGTAGTCCCGCCCGAGCACCTGGTGCTGCCTGGCCGCCAGACTCATGCCGACCCTCCCTGCGTTCATGGAGCCGCTCCCTCAGTTCCGGTTGGAGTAGAAGAGAACGACCAGACCGGCCACCACCCCGACCACGATCAGGGGCTCCAGGATTCGGGGCCCCGTGCCCTGCGGCAGCGGGGGGTTCCATCCGGTCGAGCCTCCGGAGACGTACGCGAGATCGCGCTTTCGGACGACGTCCTGAAGCGAGGCCGTGGCACTCCGGGCCCAGACCACCCGCCCCGTTCCCTGCTCCAGCATGGTGGCGCTCGCCCGCATGGTGACCAGCCGCTCGTATCCTTTCACCCCGAAGGGGAAGGAGCGGATCCGCCGCACGTAGCTGACCCCGGCGCCATCCACCCGGGCGTGCAGCTCGAGCGGCGCCGAACCCGAGTCGGAGGCCGGGACGGCCGGCGGCATGCCGGGCGGCATCGTCGGGGGCTGGGCGCCGGGCGTCGCCAGCGGCCGCTCCCGGACCCGGACGTCGCTCGTGACGGAGCGGAGCCGCTCGAGGAGCCGCTGCGCGAGGAGCCCCGACGTGTCCCCCTCCAGCGGAACGACGACCGCCACCGCCCGGTCGCTCGCCTGGCCGCGAAGCAGGTCCGCGGCCACCGTGGCGGCCAGCGAGTCCAGCATCATCCCATGGGTCGGAAGGTACGCGCGGGCCGGCGAAGCGCCCATTCCGAGCCCGGCCAGCGCGAGCGCCGCGAGCGTG
It encodes the following:
- the polA gene encoding DNA polymerase I, with protein sequence MDSTEAGERAGRSLLLVDGSALLYRSHFAFLRNPLKNSRGEVTTVTFGMLQALLPLLDKQKPDRMAVVFDTVAPTFRHRVYAEYKAHRPKMPDDLACQIPRVRDAIRFLGVPIVEQEGVEADDLIGSLACEAARDRATTLILTSDKDFFQLVNDRIVLLAPRGRGGGEAVTVDRAGVRERYGVDPGQIVDLLALMGDASDNVPGVPGVGEKTAAQLIQKFGSLDALYASLDQVERPSIREKLRQNEDRARLSYKLATIRSDLPLERHWYELVRAPVEYVPLLALLEDLELRVLARRYREEYASRGGAPLAPAPESEAPPPEEIAKAARPAPPPAEPPGPPAEGAGAPAENAEAPTPPAPPPGTPPETRPGRAAAKRGKAAKSAVPAAAVGQPVGTIFDVLGEGESPLRDAPSGRAPLGRYHVLESGADLDALARELAEARGPVAFDTETTGFDPLRSHPVGIALATAEGRAFYLPLGHASGRNLDPDRAREAIAPFFARPDALRAAQNAKYDWHVLDRFGVPVRDVAFDTMVAAFLVDPDQPKSLDHLAKARLNIAKIPTEALLGRGREQVTMASVSVDRVAEYCCEDADVTLRLVPLLQRELDSLELTPLFRDVEMPLVGVLARMERAGVRVDTEALESLGRGLQSQLDDLAHNIEETAGVPFNVNSPRQVAEVLFERLGLPKGKRTREGYSTDTEVLERLALLHPLPKLLLEWRQASKLKSAYVDSLPRLVHPETGRVHATFHQTIASTGRLSVSDPSLQNIPIRTEEGREIRRAFVAEGPGGLLASFDYSQIELRILAHLTHDPALTEAFRKDGDVHASTASRLFGVAPELVTPAQRAQAKVVNFGIMYGMGPVRLARELSLSRALAQAFIDEYKRTHAGVAAFMESTLAQARERGYVETILKRRRPLPNLCDPHDALRAEAERAAINAPIQGSAADLIKIAMVRIDALLAEKGFRSRLILQVHDELLFETNEEEIETLTPLVVETMERALPLRVPLVVHRGVGTSWADAHA
- the nadD gene encoding nicotinate-nucleotide adenylyltransferase translates to MRRAGRRRVGILGGSFDPVHLGHLILAEAALEHLRLDRLLLMPAGRPAHKRRRALAPAEDRVAMLRLAARSNPRLEVSTLEAGGAGVTFTVRTLEALAAAEPADYFFLMGEDSLREFGTWREPGRILELARLAVARREGTPRAPLRGALRRHVVFVPMPGIELSSSAIRRRVARGASVRYWVPDAVLTYMDRHGLYRSRRTRRT
- the bamD gene encoding outer membrane protein assembly factor BamD produces the protein MIRRARFRLRRAAPFLALLLSVFGCGAAALQERSGGTASFDSGKSAYDRGDWVQAQLDLKAYVEQYPGTDRTDDALYYLGLAYFKSKDYALASTQFDRLTRDFPQSPFQPDALFYLARCDDLDSRPAPLDQTETQRAIDRYKQFLDVYPDHAHAAEARQRTQALRDRLAEKRFRNGRLYAKLKQPQAAAINLRELIDDYPESRWAGDAAVLLADVLVKLGRKDEAIAALRRVPPSATGEVKSRAADQLRELGSSATP
- a CDS encoding tetratricopeptide repeat protein → MSLAARQHQVLGRDYFDRGQYADAIREIEEALALVPDFPDLHNQLGLALGMSGERERSVAAFRRALELNPQYLEARLNLAIVYNELGRYEEALEEFAVERPRDPDHENLSPDVRTFLADSHVLLGDTYRDLGMPVDATQEYRKALKLAPQFLDVKNKLGTVYCGMGLYADAEAELRSALAQNPRYVDARTTLGLVYYRSGKRHRAREEWERCLTERDGDVRSRAYLEMLEREEGADPLPS